A window of Nonomuraea angiospora genomic DNA:
GCACGTTCGCGAAGATGCGCGACGCGCTGGCGGCGACCGGGCGGCCGATCGTCTACAGCATCAACCCGAACAGCATCCACGCGAAGACCGGGCCGCAGCGCAACTGGGGCGACGTCGCCAACCTGTGGCGGACGACCGAGGACATCACCAACAAGTGGAACACCGGCCAGACGAACGGATACCCGATGGGCATCCAGAACATCGTCGACGTCACCGTCCCGCTCGCCTCGTACGCCAGGCCCGGCGCGTTCAACGACCCCGACATGATGGAGATCGGCCGGGGCGGCATGACCGACACCGAGATGCGCAGCCACTTCGCCCTCTGGGCGATCATGGCCTCGCCCCTCATCGCCGGGAACGACCTGCGCAGCATGGACCCGGCGACGACGACCATCCTGAAGAACCAGAACCTCATCGCCATCAACCAGGACCCGCTTGGCCTGCAGGCAGGCCAGGTCAGCAACGACGGAACCCGGCGCGTGCTGGCCAAGAAGCTCGGCAACGGCGACGTCGCGGTCGCCCTGTTCAACCAGGGCGACAGCACGACCACGATCAGCACCACCGCGTCCGCGATCGGTCTGGCGGGCGATTCGTTCACCCTTCGCGACGCGTGGACGAACGCCGTCAGCGCTAGCACCGGCACCATCTCGGCCGCCGTGCCGTCGCACGGCACCGTCGTCTACCGGGTCAGCGGCGGCACCTCCTCGACGCCGACGCCGACGCCCACGCCGAGCGGCCCGGCGGACGGTTGCACGGCGGCGTACCGGCTGGTCAACGACTGGGGCACCGGCTTCCAGAGCGAGGTGACCGTCAGCAACCCCGGGCCGTCCGCGATCGACGGCTGGACCGTGAAGCTGACGCTGGCCGGCGGCCAGACCATCTCCAGCCTGTGGAACGGCGTGAACACCGGCACCAGCGGCACGGTCACCGTCAAGAACACCGCCTACAACGGCACCGTCGCCGCCAACGGGACGACCACGTTCGGCTTCACCGCCGGCGGCAACGGCTCGGCCGCCCCCACCGCCGTCACCTGCACGACCCCGTAGTGGAGCGTCACGTCTCAAGGAAGGTAAGCACCCATGCGACAGCTCAGCCATTCGCACCGGCGGATGGCACTCTCGGCCGCCTCCGTCGTCGCGCTGTCGACAGCCGGGGTCGGCATGGCCGCGGCGCACGTGGCATCAGCGGCCGCGGCGGGATGCCAGGTCACGTACACGGTGACCAACCAGTGGTCCGGAGGCTTCGGCGCGAATGTTAACGTTACCAACCTCGGCGATCCCATCAACGGCTGGAAACTGACCTGGGCCTTCCCCGCCGGGCAGGCCATCACCCAGCTGTGGAACGGCTCCTACACCCAGTCCGGCGCCCAGGTCACCGTCGCCAACGTGGACTACAACGGCAGCATCCCCGGCGGCGGCACCGCCGGCTTCGGCTTCAACGGGAGCTGGAACGGCTCCAACCCGGTGCCGTCGAGCTTCGCCCTGAACGGCGTCCCCTGCACCGGCAACGTCTCCACCCCCACGCCCACCGTCACGCCACCTCCGCCGCCGTCGAGGCAGCCGTGCGACATCTACGCCGCCGGCGGCACGCCGTGCGTGGCGGCGCACAGCACGACCCGCGCCCTGTACGCCTCGTACAACGGCCCGCTCTACCAGGTACGCCGCTCCTCGGACAACGCCACCCGGGACATCGGCGTCCTGAGCGCGGGCGGGGGCGCCGACGCCGCGGCGCAGGATTCGTTCTGCGCCGGCACGACCTGCCTCATCACCATCATTTACGACCAGTCAGGCCGTAACAACCGCCTCACCCAGGCGCCCCCCGGCGGGTTCCCCGGCCCGGCTCCGGGCGGATACGACAACCTCGCGAACGCCACCAAGGCACCGACCACCGTCTACGGCCGCAAAGCCTACGGAGTCTACGTGGATCCCGGCGTCGGCTACCGCAACAACACCACCAACGGCATCGCGAAGGGGGACCAGCCCGAGGGCATGTACGCCATCTTCGACGGCACGCACTACAACGGCGGCTGCTGCTTCGACTACGGCAACGCCGAGACCAACAGCCGCGACAACGGCAACGGCACCATGGAGGCCATCTACTTCGGCAACATCAAGGTCTGGGGCTACGGAGCCGGCAACGGCCCGTGGATCATGGCCGACCTCGAGAACGGCCTGTTCTCCGGGGTGGACCAGAAGTACAACGCCAACGACCCGACCATCAGCCACCGGTATCTGACGGCCATCGTGAAGGGCGAGCCGAACCACTGGTCGATCCGGGGCGGCAACGCGCAGTCGGGCGGCGTGTCGACCTTCTACAACGGGCCACGGCCCAACGTTGCGGGCTACAACCCGATGAAGAAGGAAGGAGCCATCATTCTCGGCATCGGCGGCGACAACAGCCACGGCGCGGCCGGCACCTTCTACGAGGGCGTGATGACGTCCGGCTATCCGTCGGACGCCACCGAGAACGCCGTCCAGGCCAACATCGTCGCCGCCGGCTACCGATGAATCCGGCCAGCTAGACCAGCCATTGGGATGACCGAGCCCCGCAGCCGGGCCATGCGTCGATCCACCTTTTCCAAGGAGATCTCCGTGCGCTTCAGCCGACCTCGGCGCTGGATCGCGGCCGCGATGGCTGCGGCGCTCGGCGCCCATCGCCGGCACCGACACCGGCAAGGCCGTGCGAGACGCCGGCATCGTCTGCTGCGTCACCACCTCCACTGCGCCGCTGTTCACCCTCGACCAGGCGGCTGAGCACGCTCACGTCAACGCCGTGGGCGCGTTCCGCCCGGCCATCGGGGACCACCTGATCGGGCTGGGCGCCGCACTCGCAGGCGGCGTGCCGCCGAGCGGGGGGCGCACGGTCTTCAAGACGGTCGGCGTCGCCCTCCAGGACTGGGCGATCGCTCAGCTGCTGGCTCAGCGCTGCCTTCAGTGATCGCCCGGTCCCCTGTAGCCCGGGCGAATGAGACGATGTCCTAACCGGCGGCTTGCAGCCGGAATTGCAGGTCGGAGGCGCCTGGCGTCTCCAGGACCGACACCGCGATCAGGCCGGCGGCCGCGGCAAGGCTCTCGAATCCTGAGCGGGTGTACCAGTGCAGTACCCAGGGGCGGTCCACGATGGTGCTCTCGCCAGCGCGGTACCGCTCGTAACGCAACACCGTCGTCTGCGTCCGCGCGGAATCGCTACGCTCCTCGGACAACACCGAGACACGCAACTCAGCACCGTCGTCCGCAATAGCGGTGCGTGCTCGGCCGATCCGTTCGGCAGGCGTGGGCGACGGGACGAACAGCGGCACCAGGGCGGTGCCGCCCACGGCGAGGTGGTTACGGATGCGGTGGAGTGCAGCCAGAGCGATGGAGTCGTCGGGGAGCAGGTTGAAGGTCGGCCCGGCAAGAAAGATCGCACGGTAGCGGCGCGGCAGATCGAGCGCCTCCATGCGCTGGTGGTGGACGACGACATCGACGCCTTGCGTCCGCGCCCGGCTACGGCACCGCTGCAGCATGTCTGCCGAGGAGTCGACACCCTCGACGTCCAGGCCGCGCCGGCGCAGGTCGAGCAATGGATCGCCGTCCCCACACCCCAGCTCCAGCGCCGGGGACCCAGCCTCTTGGACAAACGTCGCATAGGGCTCTGGGTCTTGGGCGACGGACTTCAGCGGCCCATACAACTCGGCGACGATGCCCGTGTAGAAATCAGCAGGAAGCACGCCCGCACCTTACGCTCCAGCCGAAGGCTCGGCGACAGCATTTCCAGCAACTTGCTTTTCTAAGTTAGCATGTTAAGTTAGAGGGCGTGGAACGGAACCTGAGCCTCGACCTGCATGTGCTGACCGCCCGCCTGGACCGGGCGGCCGACCGGCTGCTGCGCGCCAGTCACGGCATCTCCTACAGCCGCTTCCTCGCCCTCACCCTGGTGGGCGAGCTGGGCGCGACCACGCAGCGCACGCTGGCGGAATACCTGGGGGTGACCGAGGCGTCGGTGAGCCGCATGACGGGGGTCCTGGCCGCCGACGGGCTGCTCGACGTGCGGCCCGACCCGGGCGGCGGGCGGCGGCACCGCCTCAGCCTGACCAAGGCGGGCGAGGAACTCGTCGCCTCGGTGCGGCGCGGCTTCGAGGACAAGCTGGCGGTGCTGGTGGAGCAGAGCGGCATCGCCTACGAGGAGTACGCCGAGCAGACCGCCCGGCTGCTGAGCACGTTCGACCGGCTAGAGAAGGAAGCAGGACGTTGACCTCCTCCCCCTCGTAAACGAGGGGGATGCCAACCGCCGCCGGTTGGCCTTCCTGCTTCACCGCCGGTCGCCCGCCCGAGAGGACTCTCGTTGAGGTCTTACACCAGCTCCCTGCTCGGGGGTCGGGTAGAAGCGGTACTTGTAGGCCCGCTTCACCAACTGCGCCACACCTCACATTTTCGCAGGAAGACCAGCCAAGTACTGCCCGCTTGTCGTAGACAGCGGTCCGCCTGACGGCGAATCGCCTGCTCCTGCCCTGCTTCGCAGGAGCCCAATTCCTTCCCCGCCTGAGGGCGGGGGTCTCCTCGGAGGTATCAGATGAACGACACCATTGTGACCTCAGCCGACGGCACGGCGATCGCCTTCCGCACCATGGGCAGGGGACCGGCCATGATCCTGTTCGGCGGGACGTTCCGCACCGCCGACGACTACCTGCCGCTGGCCTCGGCGCTGGCCGGCTCGTTCACGGTGCACCTGGTGCAGCGGCGGGGGCGGGACGGCAGCGGGCCCTTGGGGCCGGACTACTCCTTACGCAAGGAGGTCGAGGACCTGCTCGCCGTACGGGCCGGGACGGGGGCGCGGCTGGCGTTCGGGCACAGCTACGGTGGGCTCGTCCTCCTGGAGGCGGCGCGCACGTCCGGCGTTTTCGACCGGATCGCCGTCTACGAGCCCGGCGTGCCGGTCGCGCCCGTGCCCACCGACTGGATGGCGCCCTACCGGGAACGGCTGGCGGCGGGCGACCCTTATGGGGCGTTCGTGCACTTCATCCGAGGGTCGGGCGGGGCACCGCCGTTCATGGAGAAGCTGCCGCACTGGTACCTGCGTACGGTGATGCGGCTGTTCTACCGGGGGGCGGGCTGGCGACGGATGCGGCCGCTGCTGGCGGCGAACCTCGCCGAACACGGGCAGATCGCCGCCCAGCAGGGCCGCCTGGCCGAGTTCGCGGCGGTCAAGGCGGCGGTGCTGGTGTTGTGCGGGGGGCGTTCGAAGGCGGCGCACCGGGAGGAGTTCGCGGCCCTGCGCGACATGCTGCCGGACGCGGCCCTGGAGACCCTCGACCGGCTCGACCACTTCGGCCCGGAAGGCAGGACGGCCGCGGTGGTGGCCGAGCGGGTGCGGCCCTTCCTTGACCTCCGTTGAATCATGTGGCGGCCCGGTCCTTTGTGATGGCTTCTGGGGCCGTCACACGCCCGTGATGGTCCATTGGTTGTTGGTGGTGTTGTTCGGTGTCCACATGGCCACGGTGGAGCCGGCGGTGTTGTTGCCCATTCCGTCCAGGGCGGTATCGGTGCCTCGGTTGATGATCTGGTAGCGGCCGCTCCCCATGCTGTTGAGGCGCCACTGCTGGTTGTCGCCGCCGTTCCAGGCGGACTGCCGCGCGCCGGCGCCGTTGGCGCCGTCGCCCCCGCTGTCGATGACCATGCCGTTGGTGCGGTTCACGATGCGGTACCAGCCGCCGCCCAGGTCCAGGAGCTGCCACCGCAGGTTGGTGCTGCCGTTGTAGCTCCACTGTTTGAGCACCGAGCCGGAGGCGACGTTGCCGGACACCATGGCGCCCAGGCGGCCGTTGCCGATCGGAAGCGCTCTCAGCCAGTCCGTGCCGGCGCTCTCGTCGTACCAGAGGGCCAGATCGTTCGCGGCGCTCACCTCGGGATGCCGAATCTCAACACTTGCCTTCGCGAAAAATCAGACATCTCCCTTCTCATTTTCTGCGGGGATGTGGTCGGCTACCCACTCGGCACCTACGCGACAGGAGCCGACCGGCGGCGCGGCGATGGCGGGAGGAGGCTGGGTCACGCGGTCACGAAGGTCGTCACGCTTCGGGCGGGTAGCGTGACGGTGAAGGAACCGTTCGACACGCCGGTCCCGCTCTGGGGTGCGACGTTCCTGCTCGCGTCGGTCAGCCAGGACGAGACCCTGGACGCCGCGCTGTTCCTCAAGGTGAACTGCTGGCTCACCGCGGAGGTCCCCTTGTTGATGGCGACGATGACGACCGTCGAGCCACCCCGGTACGCCGACACGTAGACGTTCGACGCCGGGCTCGCCGTCGCCTCGATGCGCACGTATCCGGGGCGGACGAACCTGGCGAAGTGCGCCATGTTGGCGCCCCGCTTGCTGATCTGGCCGTCCTCACGCATGGGGCCGTAGCCGCGCCGGATGTACCACCAGATGTACGCCTGGAACTCCGCCTCCACCATCGCGCGGTGGATGTGCTCCCCCACATCCAGCGCCTGGGGCCACAGGTCCGCCGAATCGCTGCTGTTGGGGTAGTAGACCTCGGTCATCCAGAGCTCCTTGCCCGCGCCCTTCTGCTTGAAGAGGGGGTAGGGGAAGTTCGCGAACGAGGTGCCGTAGAGGTGGGCCCCGATGATGTCCACGTTGGCGAGCGCCGCGGGGTCGTTGAGGATCGGGTCCGACATGTTCTTCAGGTACTGGAAGGACTCGGGCGCGATGACCCTGGTGCCGATCGAGCCGGCGTTCTCCCGCAGGAACCGCACCATCTCGGCGGGAGTCCACCACGTCCAGTCATGGGCGTAATCGGGCTCGTTCTGCACCGAGATGCCGTACAGGTTCACCCCGTTGTTGCGCAGGTAGGTGGTGAAGTCGTTCAGGTGCTGGGCGTAGGCGCCGTACATGTCGTAACTGAGGCGTCTGGCGTTGGTCTGGCTGCCCCGGACGAAGGTCTCGACCATGCGGGCGGGGGGATTCCACGGCGAGGCGATGACGGTCGCCCCGAGCTCGATCGCTCGCCTGGCCGTCGCCACGTCACGGCCCCAGTCCGCCTGGTTCTCGGGGACGGGCATCCTCAGCACGGAGAACCCCAGCCGGCCCTCGCCGGTGCCGAACGCCGTCTCCCGCTGGGCGGCCGTCAGGTCGCCGATCCAGGCCGTGTGGGTCATGCCGCCGAAGCCTCGTATCGTCTGCCGCTGCACCGACGCATCGACGACCGCGGCGGCGGCCGACACGGTTGCGGCGCGCGAGGCCGCCGCGGCCGGCGTCGCGGCCGCGAGGACCGGCAGTGCCCCCATCGTCGCCAGGACGCTTCTCCGGCTCAGCGCCCCTCGCTCGCCGCCGACGGGCTCATTCCGACCTTGCGCCATGTCTCCTCCTCTTGACTGTTGGAACGACCACACGCTTGTCTTCTCGAGCGGCTCGGATGACTTCGACGAGGCTCAAACAGGGACCATCTCGGAGCGCCGATTGTTCGCGCTAACATCCCCAGGAAAGTAAAGCCCCTACTGCGGCCCGTCAACCGTTCACAGGGAAGAAACTTAACCAAGATCAAGACCGCTCCCGCAGCCATGTTGCTCTCCTCACGCGGGGACCGATGGAGAGCGGTGGGCCCTGTCGACGAGCACGAACGCAGACGGCCCACCGGCACGGCCACTCCAGAGGCCGCAAGTTAACGCCCTGCGCGTCGCAAATTAGCCTGTTGCCAACCGGTAACTTCTGTGAAACTTTCACTTGCACGGGCCGTACAGCGCGATCTCGTTGGAGGCGAAACTCCAGACGGGAAGGTATTCCGATGGCAACGCCCAGGTCGTCACGGGTGGCCCCTCGTTGACGACAGGTCGGACCCTCGGATGTACTCCGTGTCAACGCACTCATCGGAGTAGACCACACAGCTCCGCAGGACCGAATGTTAACGCTCACAGCTCCGCATCCCCTGCTGAAAGGAAGCCGGTGTCCCTGAGCCGCAGGCAGTTCGGAAAGGCCGCCCTGACATCGGCCGCGCCGGCGCCCACCGGTGTGGCCGGCTTTGCCCGTGCGGCGTGGGCCGTCAGCCGGGACGGCCTGAACTGGACGCCCCTCAACCAGAACAACCCGGTCGTCACTCCGACCGCCGGGCAACAGGGCCCGCGCGATCCCCAGGTCTACCGCAACCCGCTCAGTTCCTCGTCGAGCGTCGCCGACCGCCAGGACGGGACCTTCCGGGTGACCTCATGAGCGGAATGTTATCGATAACGCACGGCGCCTTCCGGCCGTTGGCTGGACGACCAGAACCGCACCCTGAGCTACCCGCGCTTCGTCGATGCCGACCGGCTGCCGTACGTCTTCCGGGCCAACCATCGCCTCTCCACCAGCGGCGCAATCCACCACTGGCGGTCCGTGCCAGACGGCGGGCGGCGTATCCAGAGCGTGGGCACCGGGATGGTGCTCGGTGTCACCGGCATGTCCACGGCCGATGGCGCGCTCGTCATCCGATGGGGCGATGCCGACCCCGCCGGCGGCTGCGCCGCGGGGTGGGCACCGCCTTCCGCATCCAGTGCGCCAACGGCGGCCGGGTCCTGGGCCTCGGTGGGACGGCCCAAGGCGCGCAGGTCGTGCTCGCCGACGACAACGGCCCGAACAACAACCTCTGGAGGTTCCTGTGAGGCGCGTGCTCGCGATGCTCTCGTCTCTGCTTCTCGTGGGCGTGTTCCTCACGGCCCCGGCGTCAGCAGCGACGGTCGACACCAACGCGTGGTACGTCCTGGTCAACCGCAACAGCGGCAAGGCCCTGGACGTCTACAACGCATCCACCGCCGACGGCGGCCGGATCACGCAGTGGACCCGTAACAACCAGAACCAGCAGCAATGGCAGTTCGTCGATTCCGGCGGCGGCTACTACCGCCTCAAGTCCCGTAACAGCGGCAAGGTCCTGGACGTCAGCGGCTCCTCCACCGCCAACGGCGGCTCCGTCGTCCAGTGGGCCGACCACAACGGCACCAACCAGCAGTGGCGCCTCGCCGACTCGGCAGGCGGCTACGTACGGCTGATCAACCGCAACAGCAGCAAGGCCCTGGAGGTCCAGGGCGCCTCCACCGCCGACGGCGCCAACATCGTCCAGTACGACGACTGGGGCGGCGACAACCAGCAGTGGCAGCTCGTCCCGGTCGGCAACGACCCGGCTCCGGGCGGCGACTACACCAACCCGGTCGTCTGGCAGGACTTCGCCGACGGCGACATCATCCGGGTCGGCGACACCTACTACTACTCGGCCTCGACGATGCACTACTCGCCGGGCGCGCCGATCCTGCGCTCCTACAACCTGGTCGACTGGGAGTACGCCGGACATTCGGTCCCGAGGCTCGACTTCGACTCGGGCGCCTACGACCTCAACGGCGGCCGGGCGTACGTGAAGGGCATCTGGGCCTCGAGCCTCAACTACCGGCCCAGCAACAGCACCTACTACTGGATCGGCTGCGTCGAGTTCAACCGGACCTACGTCTACACCGCCTCGGCCGTCGACGGCACGTGGACCAAGCGCTCGCAGATCAACAACTGCTACTACGACGCCGGCCTGCTGGTCGACACCAACGACACCATGTACGTCGCCTACGGCAACAGCACCATCAGCGTCGCCCAGCTCTCGGCCGACGGGCTCAGCCAGGTGCGCGCCCAGCAGGTGTTCCAGACCCCGAGCGACGTCGGCACCCTGGAAGGCTCCCGCTTCTACAAGCGCAACGGCTACTACTACATCTGGCTGACCCGGCCCGCCAACGGCCAGTACGTGCTCCGCTCCACGTCGCCGTGGGGCCCGTACGAGATGCGGCAGGTCCTGCTCAACATGCCCGGCCCCATCTCCGGCGGCGGCGTCCCCCACCAGGGCGGGCTCGTCCAGACCCAGAACGGCGCCTGGTACTACATGTCGTTCGTCGACGCCTACCCCGGCGGCCGGGTCCCGGCGCTCGCGCCGATCACCTGGACCAACGACTGGCCGACCGTGCAGACCGTCAACGGCGGCTGGGGCGTCAACTACCCGAAGCCGAACATCCAGACCAGCCGGACCGTGGCGTCCATGATCGGCCCCGACACCTTCACCTCAGGCAGCCTCGGCCACCGCTGGGAGTGGAACCACAACCCCGACACCAGCCGCTTCTCTACCGGCGACGGCCTGCGCCTGCAGACCGCGACCGTCACCAACGACCTCTACAACGCCCGTAACACTCTCACCCACCGCATCCAGGGACCGTCCTCGACGGCGACGATCGAGCTCGACTACTCGCAGATGGCCAACGGCGACCGCGCCGGGCTGGCCATGCTGCGCGACCAGTCGGCCTGGATCGGCGTCAAACGCGACAACGGCGTCAACCGGGTGGTGATGGCCAACGGGCTGACCATGAACAGTTCGTGGCAGACCACCGGCACCGGCACCGAGGCGGCGAGCGCGAACATCTCGGGTGGCCGGCTCTGGTTGCGGGTCAACGCGGACATCCGGCCCGGCTCCGGCAGGCAGGCCCGCTTCTCCTACAGCACCGACGGCAGCACCTTCGTGAGCCTCGGCCCGGCCTTCACGTTGAACAACGCCTGGCAGTTCTTCATGGGCTACCGCTTCGGGATCTTCAACTACGCCACCCAGTCCCTCGGCGGAGCGGTGACCGTGCGCCGCTTCGACCTCACCACCCCCTGACCGTCAGCAGTGGCAACTCGCCCGAGTCGGATGAATCGGAGCACATCGTGAAACACAGATCACTGGCCGTCCTCGCGACGCTGGCCGCCTTACTGGTGAGCCTGTTCGTCGCCAACCAGCCCGCCAACGCCGCAACCGTCGACACCAACGCCTGGTACGTCCTGGTCAACCGCAACAGCGGCAAGGCCCTGGACGTCTACAACCTCTCGACCGCCGACGGCGGCCGCATCACCCAGTGGACCAGGAACAACCAGAACCAGCAGCAGTGGCAGTTCGTCGACTCCGGCGGCGGCTACTACCGCATCAAGTCCCGCCACTCCGGCAAGGTGCTCGACGTCTACAACCTGTCGACCGCCAACGGCGGCGCGATCGTGCAGTGGGCCGACGGCAACGGCACCAACCAGCAGTGGCGGCTGGCCGACAGCTCGGACGGCTACGTGAGGTTCATCTCGCGCCACAGCAACAAGGCCCTGGAGGTCCAGGGCGCCTCCACCGCCGACGGCGCGAACATCGTCCAGTACGACGACTGGGGCGGCAACAACCAGCAGTGGCAGCTCGTCCGGGTGGACGGCGGCGGCAACCCCGGTCAGTGCGATCTTCCGTCGACGTACCGCTGGACCTCGACGGGCCCGCTGGCGACCCCGAAGTCGGGTTGGGTCTCGCTCAAGGACTTCACCGTCGCCCCGTACAACGGCAAGCATCTCGTCTACGCCACGACG
This region includes:
- a CDS encoding cellulose binding domain-containing protein; protein product: MRTLLAAGILVGGLIVLQDQAGALDNGVARTPPMGWNSWNTFGCNINETLIKQMADAIVNSGLRDLGYKYVVVDDCWFDPTRDSAGNLRGNPSRFPGGMKALGDYLHAKGLKFGIYQVPVDKTCAQYFGGYPGATGSQGHEVQDAKQFAAWGVDYLKYDWCSPSGTIDDQVRTFAKMRDALAATGRPIVYSINPNSIHAKTGPQRNWGDVANLWRTTEDITNKWNTGQTNGYPMGIQNIVDVTVPLASYARPGAFNDPDMMEIGRGGMTDTEMRSHFALWAIMASPLIAGNDLRSMDPATTTILKNQNLIAINQDPLGLQAGQVSNDGTRRVLAKKLGNGDVAVALFNQGDSTTTISTTASAIGLAGDSFTLRDAWTNAVSASTGTISAAVPSHGTVVYRVSGGTSSTPTPTPTPSGPADGCTAAYRLVNDWGTGFQSEVTVSNPGPSAIDGWTVKLTLAGGQTISSLWNGVNTGTSGTVTVKNTAYNGTVAANGTTTFGFTAGGNGSAAPTAVTCTTP
- a CDS encoding arabinofuranosidase catalytic domain-containing protein — protein: MRQLSHSHRRMALSAASVVALSTAGVGMAAAHVASAAAAGCQVTYTVTNQWSGGFGANVNVTNLGDPINGWKLTWAFPAGQAITQLWNGSYTQSGAQVTVANVDYNGSIPGGGTAGFGFNGSWNGSNPVPSSFALNGVPCTGNVSTPTPTVTPPPPPSRQPCDIYAAGGTPCVAAHSTTRALYASYNGPLYQVRRSSDNATRDIGVLSAGGGADAAAQDSFCAGTTCLITIIYDQSGRNNRLTQAPPGGFPGPAPGGYDNLANATKAPTTVYGRKAYGVYVDPGVGYRNNTTNGIAKGDQPEGMYAIFDGTHYNGGCCFDYGNAETNSRDNGNGTMEAIYFGNIKVWGYGAGNGPWIMADLENGLFSGVDQKYNANDPTISHRYLTAIVKGEPNHWSIRGGNAQSGGVSTFYNGPRPNVAGYNPMKKEGAIILGIGGDNSHGAAGTFYEGVMTSGYPSDATENAVQANIVAAGYR
- a CDS encoding class I SAM-dependent methyltransferase encodes the protein MLPADFYTGIVAELYGPLKSVAQDPEPYATFVQEAGSPALELGCGDGDPLLDLRRRGLDVEGVDSSADMLQRCRSRARTQGVDVVVHHQRMEALDLPRRYRAIFLAGPTFNLLPDDSIALAALHRIRNHLAVGGTALVPLFVPSPTPAERIGRARTAIADDGAELRVSVLSEERSDSARTQTTVLRYERYRAGESTIVDRPWVLHWYTRSGFESLAAAAGLIAVSVLETPGASDLQFRLQAAG
- a CDS encoding MarR family winged helix-turn-helix transcriptional regulator, with protein sequence MERNLSLDLHVLTARLDRAADRLLRASHGISYSRFLALTLVGELGATTQRTLAEYLGVTEASVSRMTGVLAADGLLDVRPDPGGGRRHRLSLTKAGEELVASVRRGFEDKLAVLVEQSGIAYEEYAEQTARLLSTFDRLEKEAGR
- a CDS encoding helix-turn-helix domain-containing protein — encoded protein: MAQLVKRAYKYRFYPTPEQGAGVRPQRESSRAGDRR
- a CDS encoding alpha/beta fold hydrolase, with the translated sequence MNDTIVTSADGTAIAFRTMGRGPAMILFGGTFRTADDYLPLASALAGSFTVHLVQRRGRDGSGPLGPDYSLRKEVEDLLAVRAGTGARLAFGHSYGGLVLLEAARTSGVFDRIAVYEPGVPVAPVPTDWMAPYRERLAAGDPYGAFVHFIRGSGGAPPFMEKLPHWYLRTVMRLFYRGAGWRRMRPLLAANLAEHGQIAAQQGRLAEFAAVKAAVLVLCGGRSKAAHREEFAALRDMLPDAALETLDRLDHFGPEGRTAAVVAERVRPFLDLR
- a CDS encoding RICIN domain-containing protein, whose product is MSAANDLALWYDESAGTDWLRALPIGNGRLGAMVSGNVASGSVLKQWSYNGSTNLRWQLLDLGGGWYRIVNRTNGMVIDSGGDGANGAGARQSAWNGGDNQQWRLNSMGSGRYQIINRGTDTALDGMGNNTAGSTVAMWTPNNTTNNQWTITGV
- a CDS encoding glycoside hydrolase family 30 beta sandwich domain-containing protein, yielding MAQGRNEPVGGERGALSRRSVLATMGALPVLAAATPAAAASRAATVSAAAAVVDASVQRQTIRGFGGMTHTAWIGDLTAAQRETAFGTGEGRLGFSVLRMPVPENQADWGRDVATARRAIELGATVIASPWNPPARMVETFVRGSQTNARRLSYDMYGAYAQHLNDFTTYLRNNGVNLYGISVQNEPDYAHDWTWWTPAEMVRFLRENAGSIGTRVIAPESFQYLKNMSDPILNDPAALANVDIIGAHLYGTSFANFPYPLFKQKGAGKELWMTEVYYPNSSDSADLWPQALDVGEHIHRAMVEAEFQAYIWWYIRRGYGPMREDGQISKRGANMAHFARFVRPGYVRIEATASPASNVYVSAYRGGSTVVIVAINKGTSAVSQQFTLRNSAASRVSSWLTDASRNVAPQSGTGVSNGSFTVTLPARSVTTFVTA
- a CDS encoding RICIN domain-containing protein, whose amino-acid sequence is MRRVLAMLSSLLLVGVFLTAPASAATVDTNAWYVLVNRNSGKALDVYNASTADGGRITQWTRNNQNQQQWQFVDSGGGYYRLKSRNSGKVLDVSGSSTANGGSVVQWADHNGTNQQWRLADSAGGYVRLINRNSSKALEVQGASTADGANIVQYDDWGGDNQQWQLVPVGNDPAPGGDYTNPVVWQDFADGDIIRVGDTYYYSASTMHYSPGAPILRSYNLVDWEYAGHSVPRLDFDSGAYDLNGGRAYVKGIWASSLNYRPSNSTYYWIGCVEFNRTYVYTASAVDGTWTKRSQINNCYYDAGLLVDTNDTMYVAYGNSTISVAQLSADGLSQVRAQQVFQTPSDVGTLEGSRFYKRNGYYYIWLTRPANGQYVLRSTSPWGPYEMRQVLLNMPGPISGGGVPHQGGLVQTQNGAWYYMSFVDAYPGGRVPALAPITWTNDWPTVQTVNGGWGVNYPKPNIQTSRTVASMIGPDTFTSGSLGHRWEWNHNPDTSRFSTGDGLRLQTATVTNDLYNARNTLTHRIQGPSSTATIELDYSQMANGDRAGLAMLRDQSAWIGVKRDNGVNRVVMANGLTMNSSWQTTGTGTEAASANISGGRLWLRVNADIRPGSGRQARFSYSTDGSTFVSLGPAFTLNNAWQFFMGYRFGIFNYATQSLGGAVTVRRFDLTTP